GCGGCAGCATCCCCGCCGACCTCACGCAGGCCAAGCGCTGGTACGATCAGGCCCTGCAAAAGGGCCAGCCTCAGGCCAAGGCGGCACTGGATACGCTGAAAGAACACGCCCGCGCTCTTGAGGCCAAGGGTGATGCCGAGGCGCGCTCCCTGCTGCAAAACTGGCAATAAACGCGGCCCCCGAGCAGTTTGACCTGGAATTGCTGTATTCCGCGAGGAGTTCACTATGCACTGCATGCCCCTGTTTCGCCGTTGCTGCCTTGTAGCCCTGCTGATGCTGGGCCTTGGCGTCTGCCTTGCTGGCACTGTTTCCACCTCTTCTGCCGCGCCCCTGTTGCAGCAGGGTAAAAAAACGCTGTTCCAGCGGGTGGTCAGCCATCCCGGCGCGGCTCTGCTGGCCGAGCCAAAGGCCGATGGCGCCGTGGTGCGCAAAAGCGTGGTGCCCTTTACGGTTATGTACGTCTATGACCGCAAGGATGCGTACATTCAGGTTGGTGCTTCCACCGCGCAGCCCGAGGGCTGGATGGAAGCCGCCAAGGCTACGGACTGGAACCAGTCGCTCACCCTGCTGTTCACGCCCCGCACCGGGCGCGATCCTGTGCTGTTTTTCAAGACGGAAACCGGCCTGAACGAACTGTGCGCCGCTCCAGACATGGAGAAAAGGCTCGATGCCCTTGAAGCGCAGGCAGCAAGCCTGCGGCAGAGCAACCAGCCCGCGCCGGAAACCATGCCCATCCTTGCCAGCGAGCCGTCGGACGCGCAGGGCGCAGTGTCTGAAAAACGCTTTTATCTCATGCCCATACTGGACATGAAAGACCCCTTTGACGGCGTAAAGTTCCTGCGGGTGGCCTCCATAGACCCCGGCAACGGCAAGAACAAGGACGGCAAGAACGGCCCGCCCAAGACCGGCATTGCCCTTGTCATCGACACCACCATTTCCATGAAGCCCTATATCGACCAGAGCCTGAACGTGGTTCGGCAGATATACGACAAGATTGAAAAAGATCACATGACAGACAATGTGGGCTTTGCCGTTGTGGCCTTTCGCAGCAGCACCAAGGCAACGCCCGGTCTGGAATACACCACCGAGGTTGTGAGCGATTTTGCCACGGCAAAAGACCGCAAAAGCCTTGAAGACAAGCTCTCAAAAGTGCAGGAAGCCAAGGTTTCCAGCCACGATTTCAACGAAGATTCGCTGGCCGGCGTGTACAAGGCCGTTGAAGGCCTGAACTGGGGCGACTATTCCTCGCGTCTTATCTTGCTGATCACTGATGCAGGCCCGCTCAAAAGCGGCGACAAGTTTGCCTCTGTGGCCATGGGCCCAAGCGAAGTCAACGACTTTGCCCGCCAAAAGGGCATCTGGATTACCGCCCTGCATCTCAAAAGCCCCGGCGGCAACGCCAACCACGCCTATGCGGAGCAGAGCTACCGCGCACTGAGCAAGCTTTCGGGCAACCGCTCCAACTATCTTGTTGTGTCCGCACCCACGCCCGCCAAGGGTGCGGAGCAGTTTGCCGCCATCACCAAGACCCTCGCCACCGGCATGCTCGATATGGTCAAGAACACCGCCGAAGGCAAGATCATGACCAAGCCCAAGGACGAGAAGCCGCAGACGGCTTCAGCGGAGGATCAGGCCGCCAATCTGGCCGCGACCCTCGGCTATGCCATGCAGCTTGAATACCTCGGCAAGGCGCGTGAAAATGCCGCGCCTTCCGTGGTAAATTCATGGATTGCAGACATGGATCTGAACCAGCTTGCCAAGAGCAGGCAGACCCCTTGCGTTGACGTGGCCGTGCTGCTGACCAAGAACCAGCTCAACGACCTGAGCGCCCAGCTCAAGGCCATCATCGACAATGCCGAGCGCACCAAGAAGACTGACGCGCGCGACTTTTTCCAGGGTGTGCTTTCTGCCTCCACCCGTATGGCCCGCGATCCCAACATGCCCACGCAGGGCAAGAATCTGGCCGAACTTGGCGTGCTTTCCGAATTTCTGGACGGTCTGCCCTACAAGAGCGACGTCATGCTGCTGCGCGAGGAAGACTGGTACCGCATGAGCGTGGGTGAGCAGACGGCCTTTATCAACCGCCTCAAATCCCGGCTTGCCCGCTATGAGGAATATGACCGCGACCGCGCCAACTGGGAAAGCTTCGGTCAGGCCAACCCCGGCGACTGGGTTTACCGTGTGCCGCTGAGCATGCTGCCCTAGGGCTGTTCACTATGTTTTTTTGTTCCCTGCCTGTGCCTCAGATAGCCTTTTTATTCAGGTCGAGTACCAAACAGCGTGCACTTCCTTCATAAATAGGCCCCTTCCCTGGCAGGGAACAAGATTTTTCATGATCTTGGCCCAACCGGGCGCGCAATGGGGCCGCAGACGGGCAACAGCAAAAGTCTGCGGCCCGCCGCAATGCTTGGAGTTTTAATGTCCGACATGGTTTTCAGCCTGCGTAATATTGGCAAAACCCGGCCCGGTGACGAGGGGTTTCGCCTGCGCATAGAGCAGCTTGACGTGCCGCGCGGCAGTCTGCTGGCTCTGGTTGGCCCCAGCGGTTGCGGCAAAAGCACCGCGCTGGATATGCTGGCCTGCGCCCTCAGCCCGGATATGACGCCCGAGGGCTTTGCCCTGCCGCACAAACCCACCGGATCAGGGCAAGGCAACCTGCCCCATCCTGCCAGTGCCGCAGCCAGTTTTATGTTCAGCCCGCAGGCCGGAATCTCTACGGATATTCTGGCCGCGTGGCGCAGTGGCGGCACCGATGCTCTGGCCCTGCTGCGCCTGCACCATCTTGGCTATGTGTTGCAAACAGGCGGGCTGCTGCCCTTCCTGAGCGCGCGGGAAAATATTGTGCTTCGCTGCAAGAGCCTCGGCATCCTTGCCAAGCGTCAGGAGGCCATCACAACCGTGGTTGATCGGCTTGGCATCGGGCACTTGCTGGGGCATTACCCGGCAACGCTCTCTGTGGGTGAACGCCAACGGGTCGCCATAGCCTCGGCGCTGGCGCACGGGCCATCTGTCGTGCTGGCGGACGAACCAACAGCCGCGCTTGATCCCGGCCATGCGGCCAACGTGCTGCGGCTTTTTGCGGAGCTTGCGCGCCAGTTGAGCATCACGGTGGTCATGGTCACGCACAACCTTGAGCAGGCGCGTCAGGCAGGCTTTGTGCTCGCGCCGGTACGCGTGGAGCAGGACAAGGGCGGCAGCGCGTCTATCCTCCACTGGACAGGGAGGGCGGCCTGATTATGGCGGCGAATACTTGGACAACCATGCTGCGGCTGGCCTGCAAGGACTACTGGCACGAATTTTTGCTCTCGGCCTGCGCCGTGCTCGGGCTGGCAGCAGTGCTCACTCCTCTGCTGGTGCTCTACGGCGTAAAATTCGGCGTGGTGCAAACACTCACCGAGCGCCTGCGCAACGACCCCCGCAATCTTGAAATTTCGCCCGTCATAAGCGGCAGATACACGCCTGAATATCTTGCCAAACTGGCAGCCCATCCGGATGTGGCCTTTGTGCTGCCCCGCACGCGCTCCATTGCCGCCACCATGGATTTGAACGCGGGCAATGGCGATGCGCGCTCCGTGCTGGTGGCCTCGCTGGAGCCGACCGCAGAGGGCGACCCCCTGTTGCTGCGCTTTGGCGCTACGGTGCCAAGCATGCCGCAATCGCCAGACACCGAAGCCATTGGCGTAACTCTGTCTTCCTCTGCGGCGGAAAAGCTGCATCTCAAGCAGGGCGACACCCTTAATGGAAAGGTTGAACGGCGCTTTCAGGGCAAGGTGCAGACAGCCCGCGTGGCTCTGCGTGTGGCGGCAGTGCTGCCTCTGGCGGCCCAACAAAAAGATGTGGCCTACGTACCGCTGGCCCTCATGGAAGCCACGGAAGACTATCGCGATGGCCGCGCCGTGCCCGAACTGGGCACGCAGAACGGCTGGACAGGCGAACCCCGCCCGCAGGGCGAGCGCGTCTACCCCGGATTCCGCCTGTACGCCCGCAGCCTTGACCATGTAATGCCGCTGCGGGAGGCCTTTGCCGCCCAAAAGCTTGATGTGTACACCCATGCGGAAGAAATCGAGCAGGTTACGGCGCTTGCCCGCGCCCTCAACCTGATATTTGCCCTCATTTGCGCGGCAACGGCCATCGGCTTTCTGGCGTCCACCGCCAGCAGCGTGCTGGCTGGCATCAAGCGCAAGGAGCGCATCCTCGGCCTGCTGCGGCTTCACGGCTTCACCACGGGCAAACTGATGCTCTTTCCGCTGGCGCAATCCCTGCTGACCGCCCTTACGGGCACGGCCCTGGCTTCCGGCGTGTACGGGGTGGCTGCCTTTGCCATCAACAAGCTTTTCAGCGCCAGCGTTACCGGCATGGAGCAGGTCTGCCTTCTGCTGCCGGAGCATTTTGCGTTGGCCTTTGCCGCAGTTTCTGGCCTTGCCCTGCTGGCCGCCCTTGCCCCTGCCTTGCGGGCTGCCCGCGTTGAACCCTCGGAGGTTATCCGTGAAATCTGATCTGCGCATCCGCAATCTCGCGCCCTTGCAGTGGGGCTTTGCCGCCGCGGTGTGCTGCGCCCTGCTCCTTGCCCCCTGCGCCTCGCAATCCGCTCTGGCGGCTCTGGCCCGCAAGGCCGATGTGAGCACGGCTGACGCCTATAATCCCAAACCGGCGGATAACGACATCATCCTGCCCATGCCCTGCGGCCTGAGCATGGTTTTCAAGCTGGTGGCAGTGCCCGCCAAAGGTCTGCTGTGGGATATGCCCATGCGTCCCGGTGTGGACGACAGCGCCCATCAGGACAGAGCCTTCTACGACCGGCGCTACAATACCGCGCTTTCCGGCGCTTTTACGCTTGAAGACCTGCCCGCAGCGTGGCGCAAACAGGCTCCGCAGGGGCAGAACTACTTTTACCTTGTGGCAAAGTACGAAGTCAGCAACCTGCAATGGCATGCCGTGATGGACAATGCCTGCCCGGATACGGCAAATCCCGGCGCGGAAGCGGCCCGTCCCGCTACGGATATGAGCTGGTATGATGCCGTGGACTTTACCCGCCGTTACACCACATGGCTTTTGCAGAACGCGCCCGATTCGTTGCCGCGCTTTGCTGGCGACCAGCGCAACGTGGGCTTTGTGCGCCTGCCCACAGAAACGGAATGGGAATACGCCGCGCGCGGCGGGCAGACTGCTGGCAGCCAGCTGCTGTTGCAGGAGGATTTTTTTGCCCTGCCCACTGGGGAGAGCAAGGCCGACTACGCCGTTTACAGGCCGGAACAGGGCGCACGGGCCGAGGGCATGGCAAACATTGGCTCGCGCAAGCCCAATCCGCTTGGTATTTATGACACCGCCGGCAATGCTGCGGAAATGGTGCTGGATGCCTTTCGCTTTTCAATGGCTGGCCGTTTGCACGGCTCTGCTGGCGGTTTTGTGCGCAAGGGCGGCTCCTTCCTCTCCGGCGATGCGGAAATTCTGCCGGGCCGCAGGGAAGAAATGCCCTTCTTTCTCACAGACGGCCCCGCACACGCCCGCGATCTGGGCTTTCGCCCCGTAATATCAGGTATCAATACTCCCGGCGGCGGGCGTCCGCAGGAACTGACCGCCGAATGGAACAAGGCTGGCGAGAAACTGGCCCCGCTGGCGCAGGACGGTCAGACCGCCCGTAATCCCCTTGATGAACTCGACCGCCTGCTGGCTGCCGCGCCGGATGAGGCCTCCCGCAAGAATCTTCAGGATCTGCGCAATACCATCAAGGAAAACAATGTCATGCTGGAACGCCAGAAGCAGCTTGAAGCGCAATCGCTGCTGCGTACCGGCGTATATATGATCGAAACCCTAAGAAATTACTCCAGCAGACGTAACAGTTTGAAAACGCAAATTGAAAGTATGGAGCGTGAAAAGGCTTCCGCCAAGGGTGCGGCCCTTGAAAAGCTCAAGCAGATATTGGATACTGCCAACCGGGGCCTTGTGATGCTTGATACGAGCATTGAAAAGTCCCTCACCTTTTACCGCAGCAAGGTAGAAGAAAGCGCGTTGCTTGCTCCCGAAGTTCTTGCTGCCGCTGATGCATCCCTTGCAAAGGATTTCAGCGGCAATGACCCCTTCAATGAGAACATGCATCGAAACCTTGAACTGTATCGGCTCCACGTGGACGCGGTGCGCAAAAACAAAACCGTTTCGCGCGAGGCCATGCAGAAAGCAATCCTTGAACGCCGTTTTCAGTAGACAAAAGGAGAGAATCAATGGCTGACAAAATGCGTATTGGCTGGATTGGCACGGGTGTGATGGGCCTGTCGATGGCTGGACACCTTCAGGCAGCCGGCTGGCCGCTGACCGTATATAACCGCACCAAGGCCAAGACCGAACCCCTGCTCGCCAAGGGCGCCAAGTGGGCCGACACCCCCCGCGCCGTGGCCGAAGCCTCTGACGTGGTCTTTACCATTGTGGGCTATCCCCACGATGTGGAAGAAGTGACGCTGGGCGAAAACGGCGTGCTGCGCGGCCTGGCCGCTGGCGGCATTGTGTGCGACATGAGCACCTCCAGCCCCGTGCTGGCCGAGCGCATTGCCGCTGCCGCCAAAAAGCAGGGCTGCGAATCGCTGGACGCCCCTGTTACCGGCGGCGACGTGGGCGCGCGCGATGCCAAGCTCTCCATCTTTGTGGGCGGCGACAACGCGGCTTACGAGCGCGTACTGCCCTGCTTCAACAAGATGGGCACCAACATTCTGCACTGCGGCGGCGCTGGCTTTGGCCAGAAGGGCAAGCTTGCCAATCAGGCCGCCATTGCTGGCGTGATGATCAGCACCTGCGAATCCTTCCTTTTTGCGCAGGAAGCAGGCCTTGACGTTGCCAAGTGGATGGAGCTTGTGGTTGCGGGTTCCGGCGGCAGCTTTGCCATGAACACCCTTGGCCGCCGCATGCTCAAGGGCGACTTTGCCCCCGGCTTCTTTATCGACCACTTCATCAAGGATCTGGGCCTCTGCCTTGACGAATGCCGCCGCATGAAGCTTGTGCTGCCGGGCATCACCCTGGCTGACCAGCTTTACCGCATCATGCAGGCCAAGGGCCAGGGCAGCAAGGGCACACAGGCTCTTGTGGAATGCCTTGCCGAACTTTCGGCCAAGGATTGGCGCGCCTGCTGCAAATAGCTGACGATTTCTGGCCAGCAATGGCCTTTGTGCCCGTCCGGCTTCCGGGTCGGACGGGCAATGCATGACGAGCCTGCGCCCGCCGCTTTCGGGCAACCGTAAACAGGAGATCCGCCATGCCTTCCGCTTCTCCCGGCAGTCCGTTGGATGACCCTGCCCTGGAGCAGTACCGTCCCTTCTTGCAATACCGCACCCAGGCCTACACGGCTGAAATTGAGCGCATACGCACCCTCTATGGTTCGTTGCGCGCCTACGCTGGTCAGCACCTCACCTTTGGCGCGCACCGCCAGTCAACGCCCGCAGGCAGCGTCTGGCGCTGGCGCGAATACATGCCCAATGCCGAAAGCCTGTGG
The Desulfovibrio sp. genome window above contains:
- a CDS encoding ABC transporter ATP-binding protein, yielding MSDMVFSLRNIGKTRPGDEGFRLRIEQLDVPRGSLLALVGPSGCGKSTALDMLACALSPDMTPEGFALPHKPTGSGQGNLPHPASAAASFMFSPQAGISTDILAAWRSGGTDALALLRLHHLGYVLQTGGLLPFLSARENIVLRCKSLGILAKRQEAITTVVDRLGIGHLLGHYPATLSVGERQRVAIASALAHGPSVVLADEPTAALDPGHAANVLRLFAELARQLSITVVMVTHNLEQARQAGFVLAPVRVEQDKGGSASILHWTGRAA
- a CDS encoding NAD(P)-dependent oxidoreductase, with amino-acid sequence MADKMRIGWIGTGVMGLSMAGHLQAAGWPLTVYNRTKAKTEPLLAKGAKWADTPRAVAEASDVVFTIVGYPHDVEEVTLGENGVLRGLAAGGIVCDMSTSSPVLAERIAAAAKKQGCESLDAPVTGGDVGARDAKLSIFVGGDNAAYERVLPCFNKMGTNILHCGGAGFGQKGKLANQAAIAGVMISTCESFLFAQEAGLDVAKWMELVVAGSGGSFAMNTLGRRMLKGDFAPGFFIDHFIKDLGLCLDECRRMKLVLPGITLADQLYRIMQAKGQGSKGTQALVECLAELSAKDWRACCK
- a CDS encoding FtsX-like permease family protein; the protein is MAANTWTTMLRLACKDYWHEFLLSACAVLGLAAVLTPLLVLYGVKFGVVQTLTERLRNDPRNLEISPVISGRYTPEYLAKLAAHPDVAFVLPRTRSIAATMDLNAGNGDARSVLVASLEPTAEGDPLLLRFGATVPSMPQSPDTEAIGVTLSSSAAEKLHLKQGDTLNGKVERRFQGKVQTARVALRVAAVLPLAAQQKDVAYVPLALMEATEDYRDGRAVPELGTQNGWTGEPRPQGERVYPGFRLYARSLDHVMPLREAFAAQKLDVYTHAEEIEQVTALARALNLIFALICAATAIGFLASTASSVLAGIKRKERILGLLRLHGFTTGKLMLFPLAQSLLTALTGTALASGVYGVAAFAINKLFSASVTGMEQVCLLLPEHFALAFAAVSGLALLAALAPALRAARVEPSEVIREI
- a CDS encoding SUMF1/EgtB/PvdO family nonheme iron enzyme; its protein translation is MKSDLRIRNLAPLQWGFAAAVCCALLLAPCASQSALAALARKADVSTADAYNPKPADNDIILPMPCGLSMVFKLVAVPAKGLLWDMPMRPGVDDSAHQDRAFYDRRYNTALSGAFTLEDLPAAWRKQAPQGQNYFYLVAKYEVSNLQWHAVMDNACPDTANPGAEAARPATDMSWYDAVDFTRRYTTWLLQNAPDSLPRFAGDQRNVGFVRLPTETEWEYAARGGQTAGSQLLLQEDFFALPTGESKADYAVYRPEQGARAEGMANIGSRKPNPLGIYDTAGNAAEMVLDAFRFSMAGRLHGSAGGFVRKGGSFLSGDAEILPGRREEMPFFLTDGPAHARDLGFRPVISGINTPGGGRPQELTAEWNKAGEKLAPLAQDGQTARNPLDELDRLLAAAPDEASRKNLQDLRNTIKENNVMLERQKQLEAQSLLRTGVYMIETLRNYSSRRNSLKTQIESMEREKASAKGAALEKLKQILDTANRGLVMLDTSIEKSLTFYRSKVEESALLAPEVLAAADASLAKDFSGNDPFNENMHRNLELYRLHVDAVRKNKTVSREAMQKAILERRFQ
- a CDS encoding vWA domain-containing protein; translated protein: MHCMPLFRRCCLVALLMLGLGVCLAGTVSTSSAAPLLQQGKKTLFQRVVSHPGAALLAEPKADGAVVRKSVVPFTVMYVYDRKDAYIQVGASTAQPEGWMEAAKATDWNQSLTLLFTPRTGRDPVLFFKTETGLNELCAAPDMEKRLDALEAQAASLRQSNQPAPETMPILASEPSDAQGAVSEKRFYLMPILDMKDPFDGVKFLRVASIDPGNGKNKDGKNGPPKTGIALVIDTTISMKPYIDQSLNVVRQIYDKIEKDHMTDNVGFAVVAFRSSTKATPGLEYTTEVVSDFATAKDRKSLEDKLSKVQEAKVSSHDFNEDSLAGVYKAVEGLNWGDYSSRLILLITDAGPLKSGDKFASVAMGPSEVNDFARQKGIWITALHLKSPGGNANHAYAEQSYRALSKLSGNRSNYLVVSAPTPAKGAEQFAAITKTLATGMLDMVKNTAEGKIMTKPKDEKPQTASAEDQAANLAATLGYAMQLEYLGKARENAAPSVVNSWIADMDLNQLAKSRQTPCVDVAVLLTKNQLNDLSAQLKAIIDNAERTKKTDARDFFQGVLSASTRMARDPNMPTQGKNLAELGVLSEFLDGLPYKSDVMLLREEDWYRMSVGEQTAFINRLKSRLARYEEYDRDRANWESFGQANPGDWVYRVPLSMLP